In the genome of Deinococcus deserti VCD115, one region contains:
- a CDS encoding ferritin-like domain-containing protein, whose translation MRDLTDLYVLKLQEIYSAEQQGLQAMQQGCDMVQTSELKQGLTMHIEQTQQQIQRLEQLLQKMGAQPASDTNLAMKGLVQELQRLMQQDASPEVLEAGLIACQQAMEHYEIAGYGTARTYAQLLGDDEAVQMLERTLDEEKMTDEKLSMIAQQINVQAMNA comes from the coding sequence ATGCGAGATCTGACCGACCTTTACGTCCTCAAGCTCCAGGAGATCTACAGCGCCGAACAGCAGGGCCTCCAGGCCATGCAGCAGGGCTGCGACATGGTGCAGACGTCAGAGCTGAAACAGGGCCTGACCATGCATATCGAACAGACGCAGCAGCAGATTCAGCGCCTGGAACAACTGCTCCAGAAAATGGGAGCGCAACCAGCCAGCGACACCAACCTCGCCATGAAGGGCCTGGTCCAGGAATTGCAGCGGCTGATGCAGCAGGACGCGTCTCCTGAAGTGCTGGAAGCCGGCCTGATTGCCTGCCAGCAGGCCATGGAGCACTATGAGATTGCTGGCTACGGCACAGCGCGCACCTACGCACAGCTTCTTGGAGACGACGAAGCCGTTCAGATGCTGGAACGGACACTCGACGAAGAGAAAATGACCGACGAGAAGCTCAGCATGATCGCTCAGCAGATCAATGTTCAGGCGATGAACGCCTGA
- a CDS encoding 3-isopropylmalate dehydratase small subunit (catalyzes the formation of homoisocitrate from cis-homoaconitate) encodes MPRVWKFGDSVNTDDILPGKFAPFMAGEDVFQTFAFHYIRPEFAAQVQPGDLLIGGRNWGLGSSREYAPQALKKLQIGGIVAPSFARIHYRNLLNLGIPAFEHDLTGVLQDGDQVSLDINTGLLVYSGEDGRSGTVQLPPPPEFLREALAEGSILAFFKKYGRFPGERVSENGSG; translated from the coding sequence ATGCCGCGCGTCTGGAAGTTCGGCGACAGCGTCAATACGGATGACATCCTGCCTGGGAAGTTCGCGCCGTTTATGGCCGGAGAGGACGTCTTTCAGACTTTCGCCTTCCATTACATCCGCCCTGAATTTGCCGCACAGGTGCAGCCTGGGGATCTGCTGATCGGCGGGCGTAACTGGGGTCTGGGGTCCAGCCGCGAGTATGCTCCACAGGCCCTGAAGAAGCTGCAGATCGGCGGCATCGTGGCTCCAAGTTTTGCGCGCATTCACTACCGCAACCTGCTGAACCTTGGCATCCCGGCTTTTGAGCATGACCTGACTGGCGTGCTGCAGGATGGTGACCAGGTTTCACTGGATATCAATACCGGTCTCCTGGTCTATTCCGGTGAGGACGGCCGCAGTGGAACGGTGCAACTGCCACCTCCACCGGAATTCCTGCGGGAAGCGCTGGCGGAGGGCAGTATCCTGGCGTTTTTCAAGAAGTATGGTCGCTTCCCTGGCGAGCGCGTATCCGAGAATGGGTCAGGCTGA
- a CDS encoding multicopper oxidase domain-containing protein, whose translation MTRLAVLIAVLAVLIGSTVAGPPSDPGRRGLIDRFLRQPVGTVPVHRFTGEVRNFTLEVHRIQAEIAPGVNVEQWAFGFPGHKPRVPGPEIRVRQGDLVRLTLRNTFDQPHTIHPHGIISVAQRMDGLDEVLPGQSFTYEFVATEAGTFAYHCHFQTNLHLNMGMYGALIVEPADRQARMWKTEHTLILDDWDSRQNPDNPVHKPQANYFLVNGKASPLIPDLPIPPGDVSLLRLINMGYAQHAMHLHGVTFLVMAKDGHDLPLPYEADTLLIAPGERYDLLVKGRDGRFVFHDHVGPHATNDGVYPGGIHFMVKGAEALDQHGRPDKQAGQGNAHSHGAPPSSADLPLLDDRNAPAIRAAGFKFTPAVLRVKQGTKVSWTNADFVAHGLVLRAPDGTETTRALSRGGNISSVLDQKGTYTYRCLPHPFMTGSIRVE comes from the coding sequence GTGACCCGGCTTGCTGTCCTGATTGCCGTTCTGGCCGTTCTGATTGGCTCTACCGTTGCGGGTCCTCCGTCTGACCCAGGGCGCCGGGGCCTGATTGACCGCTTCCTGCGTCAGCCGGTGGGTACGGTGCCAGTTCACCGCTTCACCGGCGAGGTGCGTAATTTCACTCTGGAGGTGCACCGCATTCAGGCAGAGATCGCACCAGGCGTCAACGTTGAGCAATGGGCCTTCGGGTTTCCCGGGCATAAACCCCGGGTCCCAGGCCCGGAGATCCGCGTCAGGCAGGGTGACCTGGTGCGGCTGACGCTGCGCAATACCTTCGATCAGCCGCACACTATTCATCCGCACGGCATCATTTCCGTGGCCCAACGCATGGACGGCCTCGACGAGGTGCTACCGGGCCAGAGCTTTACCTATGAATTTGTGGCGACCGAAGCCGGAACCTTCGCGTACCACTGTCACTTTCAGACCAACCTTCACCTGAATATGGGGATGTACGGGGCACTGATCGTTGAACCTGCTGACCGGCAGGCCAGGATGTGGAAAACCGAGCACACGCTGATTCTTGATGACTGGGACAGCCGCCAGAACCCGGACAACCCGGTGCACAAGCCTCAGGCCAACTACTTTCTGGTCAACGGGAAAGCCTCACCCCTGATCCCCGACCTGCCGATCCCCCCTGGCGACGTCAGCCTGCTGCGGCTGATCAATATGGGTTACGCACAACATGCCATGCACCTGCACGGCGTAACTTTTCTGGTGATGGCTAAAGATGGTCATGATCTGCCGCTGCCTTACGAAGCCGATACCCTGCTGATCGCTCCTGGCGAGCGTTATGACCTGCTGGTCAAGGGCCGTGATGGCCGCTTCGTCTTCCATGATCATGTGGGCCCCCATGCCACCAACGACGGGGTATACCCGGGGGGCATTCACTTTATGGTCAAGGGCGCAGAGGCATTAGATCAGCACGGCCGTCCCGACAAGCAGGCCGGTCAGGGCAACGCCCACAGCCACGGAGCACCTCCCAGCAGTGCAGACCTGCCCCTGCTGGATGACCGGAACGCTCCGGCTATACGCGCCGCCGGTTTCAAGTTCACACCGGCAGTCCTGCGCGTAAAACAGGGCACGAAGGTCAGCTGGACCAATGCAGACTTTGTTGCGCATGGTCTGGTACTGCGTGCTCCAGACGGCACCGAAACTACACGCGCCCTTTCCAGAGGAGGAAACATAAGCTCCGTGCTCGACCAGAAAGGCACGTATACCTACCGCTGTCTCCCCCACCCATTCATGACCGGAAGCATCAGGGTAGAGTGA
- the lysW gene encoding lysine biosynthesis protein LysW yields the protein MPVIQFENPDTGATIELTDPELGELVIDDETGVEYEVVSVDPPRLEAAPQEAEDWGE from the coding sequence ATGCCTGTAATTCAATTTGAAAACCCCGACACTGGCGCCACGATCGAACTGACCGACCCCGAACTCGGTGAACTGGTCATTGACGACGAAACCGGCGTGGAATACGAAGTCGTGTCTGTCGACCCACCCCGCCTGGAAGCTGCTCCGCAGGAAGCGGAGGACTGGGGCGAGTAA
- a CDS encoding MarR family winged helix-turn-helix transcriptional regulator, with protein sequence MNPSHPPPEDQPEVPAANREAACALGNVMKQLHRHISSQVMHGMQAELVELDLSFSQMTALHQLRAGGESTVTELAARTRLSVPAASHLVERLVQRGLAARTENPGNRREKVVTLTAAGLDVLGKMDRNFRAAYVSTFARLQPEAIQAAAQHIQALLDELETQSSEVRACKEVP encoded by the coding sequence ATGAACCCTTCGCATCCCCCTCCCGAGGATCAGCCAGAGGTGCCAGCGGCGAACCGTGAGGCCGCCTGCGCCCTGGGCAACGTCATGAAGCAGTTGCACCGGCATATCAGCAGTCAGGTCATGCACGGCATGCAGGCCGAACTTGTTGAGCTGGACCTGTCCTTCTCGCAGATGACGGCGCTGCATCAGCTGCGTGCTGGGGGGGAATCGACCGTCACCGAACTCGCGGCCCGCACCCGACTGAGTGTACCGGCAGCCAGTCACCTCGTAGAGCGTCTGGTTCAGCGCGGCCTCGCTGCGAGAACAGAGAACCCGGGCAACCGCCGCGAGAAGGTCGTGACCCTGACTGCAGCCGGTCTGGACGTGCTGGGCAAGATGGACCGCAACTTCAGGGCCGCGTACGTCAGCACCTTCGCCCGGTTGCAGCCGGAAGCCATTCAGGCGGCCGCTCAGCACATTCAGGCCCTGCTTGATGAACTCGAAACCCAGAGCAGCGAGGTCCGCGCCTGCAAGGAAGTTCCATGA
- the lysX gene encoding lysine biosynthesis protein LysX: MADLAVIYDRIRPDEKMLFEALDDLGVSYDKVYAPQLTVTFDQEGTARIPWKVAIERCVSQTRGHAVTRALEAFGVQVINPSHVIELCGDKLATNSRLHAAGIATPRTGVAFDGESALQLIESLGYPVVLKPTVGSWGRMVSRLNDRDAAEAVIEHKEVLGGPQHGVFYVQELIDKPERDIRAFVVGGECIGAIYRTSEHWITNTARGAKASNCPVTPEIADLALRSARAVDGQIVAIDLVEDPERGLLVIEINHTMEFKNSVSTTGVNIPRRMGEYAISLLKERALA; encoded by the coding sequence ATGGCCGACCTTGCCGTGATCTACGACCGCATCCGCCCTGACGAGAAAATGCTCTTCGAGGCGCTCGACGACCTTGGAGTCTCCTACGACAAGGTCTATGCCCCGCAGCTGACCGTGACCTTCGATCAGGAAGGAACTGCGCGGATTCCCTGGAAAGTGGCTATCGAGCGCTGCGTGAGCCAGACGCGGGGGCACGCCGTCACCCGGGCCCTGGAGGCCTTTGGAGTGCAGGTCATCAACCCCTCGCACGTCATTGAGCTGTGCGGTGACAAGCTGGCTACCAATTCGCGTCTGCATGCTGCCGGGATCGCGACCCCGCGGACCGGCGTGGCATTCGACGGCGAAAGTGCCCTGCAGCTGATCGAAAGCCTGGGCTACCCGGTGGTCCTGAAGCCGACCGTGGGGTCCTGGGGCCGTATGGTCAGCCGCCTGAACGACCGCGACGCCGCCGAGGCCGTCATTGAGCATAAGGAAGTGCTGGGCGGGCCGCAGCATGGCGTCTTTTACGTGCAGGAACTGATCGACAAGCCCGAGCGCGACATCCGGGCGTTCGTCGTCGGTGGTGAGTGCATCGGTGCGATCTACCGCACCAGCGAGCACTGGATTACCAATACCGCGCGTGGCGCCAAGGCCAGCAACTGCCCGGTGACCCCTGAGATTGCTGATCTGGCACTGCGTTCGGCCCGCGCGGTCGACGGTCAGATTGTGGCCATCGATCTGGTCGAGGACCCGGAGCGTGGCCTGCTGGTCATCGAGATCAACCACACCATGGAGTTCAAGAACAGTGTTTCGACGACAGGTGTGAATATTCCCCGCAGGATGGGCGAGTACGCCATCAGCCTGCTGAAAGAGCGGGCACTGGCTTAA
- a CDS encoding homoaconitate hydratase family protein, translating into MRGMTVLTSRPQTMAEKILSRRGDQTVYAGDLAVVDVDQVMVVDSIAQSFIERMQRDLNAVPKYPERVSIVIDHVAPASTVSVAQAQKEAREYAAQTGVRLFDVGRGICHQVLVEENLARPGWIVLGSDSHSTTYGAVAAFGSGMGATDIALAAASGKTWLKVPESVKVSFTGELRPGVTAKDVALEMIRVLGADGATYQSIEMHAGDRFTRGERMTLANLCVEAGAKAGLVVPGGEILTSYGYDVPEWVYPDEGATYVREITVDLTALNPRMSAPSEVDNVHDVAELRGLKVDQVFIGTCTNGRIEDLHAAADVLRDRRVNPQTRLLVIPASSQVMEEAMVDGTLLTLQRAGAVLGTPGCGPCMGRHQGVLAPGEVCVSTSNRNFIGRMGDKDAKIYLASPAVAAATAVMGQIALPADLPEAVA; encoded by the coding sequence ATGCGCGGTATGACCGTCCTTACCTCCCGCCCCCAGACCATGGCGGAAAAGATTCTGTCCAGACGTGGCGATCAGACCGTCTACGCCGGCGACCTCGCGGTAGTCGATGTCGATCAGGTCATGGTCGTGGACTCCATTGCCCAGAGCTTCATCGAGCGCATGCAGCGTGACCTGAATGCTGTTCCCAAGTACCCCGAGCGCGTCAGTATCGTGATTGACCATGTGGCGCCAGCCAGCACCGTGTCGGTGGCACAGGCGCAGAAGGAAGCCCGTGAATATGCTGCCCAGACGGGCGTGCGGCTCTTCGACGTCGGCCGCGGGATCTGCCATCAGGTGCTGGTCGAGGAGAACCTGGCCCGGCCCGGCTGGATCGTGCTGGGCTCCGACAGCCACTCCACCACCTACGGCGCGGTCGCCGCATTCGGCTCTGGAATGGGCGCCACCGACATTGCCCTGGCGGCCGCCAGCGGGAAAACCTGGCTGAAGGTACCTGAAAGCGTCAAGGTCAGCTTCACAGGGGAACTGCGGCCCGGTGTGACGGCCAAGGACGTGGCCCTGGAGATGATCCGGGTCCTGGGGGCCGACGGCGCGACCTACCAGAGCATCGAAATGCACGCCGGTGACCGCTTTACCCGCGGGGAACGCATGACCCTGGCCAACCTGTGCGTGGAAGCCGGAGCCAAGGCTGGCCTGGTGGTGCCGGGCGGCGAGATCCTGACCAGTTACGGGTACGACGTGCCCGAGTGGGTGTATCCCGACGAGGGCGCTACCTATGTCCGGGAGATCACCGTGGACCTGACGGCCCTGAATCCACGCATGAGTGCCCCCAGTGAAGTGGACAACGTGCATGACGTTGCCGAGCTTCGTGGCCTCAAGGTCGATCAGGTCTTTATCGGAACCTGCACGAACGGGCGTATTGAGGACTTGCATGCAGCTGCCGACGTGCTGCGGGACCGGCGGGTCAATCCGCAGACCCGCCTGCTGGTGATTCCGGCCAGCAGTCAGGTGATGGAAGAGGCGATGGTGGACGGCACCCTCCTGACCCTGCAACGGGCCGGTGCCGTTCTGGGAACGCCCGGATGCGGCCCGTGCATGGGGAGGCATCAGGGGGTCCTGGCGCCGGGCGAGGTGTGCGTCAGCACGTCCAACCGCAACTTCATCGGGCGGATGGGTGACAAGGACGCCAAGATCTATCTGGCCAGCCCTGCGGTCGCTGCGGCCACAGCCGTGATGGGTCAGATTGCCCTGCCTGCTGATCTGCCTGAGGCGGTGGCCTGA
- a CDS encoding cation:proton antiporter regulatory subunit — protein MVKLDETALPGVGVRYDFDGRYGKRVGVITHRDGRREIFVSRRDDPDACAMSIVLADDESEAVADLLGGSAVTRRMSQSMQDIEGLAMDWLPFEPSSPYAGRPLGETMMRTRTGASIVAIMRDGHAIPAPGPDFPLQAGDTVVVVGTPNGVTRAAQLLNGTFSG, from the coding sequence ATGGTGAAGCTCGACGAAACCGCCCTCCCCGGAGTGGGTGTCCGCTATGACTTTGACGGGCGGTATGGCAAGCGCGTAGGTGTGATTACTCACCGGGACGGCCGCCGCGAAATCTTTGTGTCCCGCCGTGACGACCCGGATGCGTGCGCCATGAGTATTGTGCTGGCTGATGACGAGTCCGAAGCTGTGGCCGACCTGCTCGGGGGCAGCGCCGTCACTCGCCGGATGAGCCAGAGCATGCAGGATATCGAGGGTCTGGCGATGGACTGGCTGCCTTTTGAACCCAGCAGTCCCTACGCGGGCCGTCCCCTGGGCGAAACCATGATGCGCACCCGTACCGGAGCCAGCATCGTGGCCATCATGCGTGACGGACACGCCATTCCGGCGCCGGGGCCGGATTTCCCGCTTCAGGCGGGCGATACGGTCGTTGTCGTGGGGACGCCCAATGGCGTCACACGGGCCGCCCAGCTTCTCAACGGTACATTTTCTGGTTAA
- a CDS encoding DHA2 family efflux MFS transporter permease subunit, whose amino-acid sequence MTRSAQAAPEGHIDYITALDLPTKRLILFGVLLGLFLSALDQTIVGTAMPRIISELNGLNLYSWVTTAYLLANTALVPIYGKLSDIYGRKPILMFGIVVFLIGSMLCGMAGEPFMGHLFGGGMMQLVVFRGLQGAGGAALGAVAFAIIADLFEPAERPKYQGLFGAVFGLSSVIGPLLGGWLTDYVSWRWVFYVNLPLGLLALTFLWFKMPRLQSGLKAKVDWQGAFLILVFAVPLLLALTWGADGNYAWSSPTVLGLFGISAASLLAFLYVESRVDSPIIPLHLFRNPTFAWGSLARFLFGAAFFGAILFLSLYLVQVQGVSATAAGTATIPLTFGLIFGAIVSGQVASRMGRYKPLMLIGLSLMMLGFYSLSTLNADTSYNSVILRMVLLGLGIGPAMPLYTTALQLSVKPWEIGVATSAGQFFQQMGSTIGTAIFGALLTTGLTDNLSASFAAQASANTGAVATTLQRISAQIAHGESDGQVDRNAAPPSNEEITARFSRLRQNITSAVQTGDRVAMIALRRDAELPRETRTQFAQIPVGGVAAGVRSEFDRGYAAVAAAVRSGDLARVKVVAANPQLPAVLRERLGAVPASALQNSATRDQLLGRLRQDLDAVKTTAARQAEQQALSRALKELDDGEKIALASARAAKVAFAESVAHIYLYCIFAAFLAMLATLMMPNLPIPGRQTGEKAVPAHVEI is encoded by the coding sequence ATGACCCGGTCTGCTCAGGCGGCGCCGGAAGGGCACATCGATTACATCACGGCGCTGGACCTGCCCACCAAGCGGCTGATTCTGTTTGGCGTCCTGCTGGGGCTGTTTCTCAGCGCACTGGACCAGACCATCGTCGGTACCGCCATGCCCCGGATTATCAGTGAGCTCAACGGTCTGAACCTCTATTCCTGGGTCACCACCGCTTACCTGCTGGCCAACACAGCGCTGGTGCCTATCTACGGCAAGCTTTCAGACATCTATGGCCGCAAGCCGATCCTGATGTTCGGCATTGTGGTGTTCCTGATCGGTTCGATGCTGTGCGGCATGGCAGGCGAGCCCTTCATGGGCCACCTGTTTGGCGGCGGCATGATGCAGCTGGTGGTGTTCCGGGGGCTGCAGGGGGCGGGAGGCGCAGCGCTGGGTGCAGTGGCCTTTGCCATCATCGCCGACCTGTTCGAGCCGGCCGAACGGCCCAAATACCAGGGGCTATTCGGCGCGGTCTTTGGCCTGAGCAGCGTGATCGGACCCCTGCTGGGCGGCTGGCTGACTGACTACGTGTCGTGGCGCTGGGTGTTTTACGTCAACCTTCCGTTGGGCCTGCTGGCCCTGACCTTTCTATGGTTCAAGATGCCCCGGCTGCAAAGCGGGCTCAAAGCCAAGGTGGACTGGCAGGGCGCGTTCCTGATCCTGGTGTTCGCGGTGCCGCTGCTGCTGGCCCTGACCTGGGGAGCTGATGGCAACTACGCCTGGAGCAGCCCTACGGTTCTGGGGCTGTTTGGAATCAGTGCGGCAAGCCTGCTGGCATTTCTGTACGTAGAAAGCCGCGTGGACAGTCCTATCATTCCGCTTCACCTGTTTCGCAACCCCACCTTCGCCTGGGGCTCGCTGGCCCGCTTCCTGTTCGGAGCGGCGTTCTTCGGGGCCATTCTGTTTCTGAGCCTTTACCTGGTGCAGGTGCAGGGAGTCAGCGCAACCGCAGCGGGGACCGCAACCATTCCGCTGACCTTTGGTCTGATTTTCGGAGCCATCGTGAGTGGACAGGTCGCCAGCCGTATGGGCCGTTACAAGCCCCTGATGCTGATCGGCCTGAGCCTGATGATGCTGGGTTTCTACTCTCTGTCCACCCTGAACGCCGATACCAGCTACAACAGCGTAATTCTGCGCATGGTGCTGCTGGGCCTGGGGATAGGGCCGGCCATGCCGCTGTACACCACGGCCCTCCAGCTTTCGGTCAAACCCTGGGAGATCGGCGTGGCGACCAGTGCCGGTCAGTTTTTCCAGCAGATGGGCAGCACCATCGGCACGGCCATTTTCGGTGCTCTACTCACGACCGGCCTGACCGACAACCTCAGCGCCTCGTTCGCTGCCCAGGCGAGCGCCAACACCGGAGCAGTGGCCACGACCCTGCAGCGGATCAGTGCTCAGATAGCCCATGGAGAATCTGATGGCCAGGTGGACCGAAATGCTGCTCCGCCCAGCAACGAAGAGATCACGGCGCGCTTTTCCAGGCTGCGGCAGAACATCACCAGTGCAGTGCAGACGGGTGACAGAGTGGCCATGATTGCCCTCCGCAGGGACGCGGAATTACCCCGGGAAACCAGGACGCAGTTTGCGCAGATTCCGGTAGGCGGCGTTGCTGCTGGTGTGAGAAGTGAATTTGACCGGGGCTACGCAGCTGTTGCCGCTGCCGTGCGCAGCGGTGATTTGGCCCGCGTGAAGGTGGTAGCAGCCAACCCACAGCTGCCTGCTGTTCTGCGCGAGCGGCTTGGTGCTGTGCCCGCGTCAGCTCTTCAAAATTCGGCGACTCGTGACCAGTTGCTTGGGAGGTTGCGGCAGGACCTGGACGCCGTAAAAACCACGGCCGCTCGGCAGGCTGAGCAGCAGGCTCTGAGCCGGGCTCTCAAGGAACTGGATGACGGCGAAAAAATTGCTCTGGCCAGTGCCCGTGCCGCCAAGGTCGCGTTCGCCGAGTCGGTGGCTCATATCTATCTGTACTGCATCTTCGCGGCGTTTCTGGCGATGCTGGCCACGCTGATGATGCCCAACCTGCCGATCCCAGGACGCCAGACAGGCGAGAAGGCAGTTCCCGCGCACGTGGAAATCTGA
- a CDS encoding zinc finger motif protein, with translation MPTLEIDCPVCAEVLELTDADRADLQVGDVIVCDSCNAEMEVTRNAPGDDFELELLGVLTLCPSCGEEFDVTDEMIDAAPVIESSDGATVSVVECPHCRARIELEFEEPVEPV, from the coding sequence ATGCCGACTCTGGAAATTGACTGTCCCGTGTGTGCGGAAGTGCTGGAGCTGACCGACGCTGACCGCGCCGACCTGCAGGTGGGGGACGTAATTGTCTGTGACTCCTGTAACGCCGAGATGGAAGTGACCCGCAACGCTCCCGGAGATGACTTTGAACTTGAACTTCTGGGGGTTCTGACCCTGTGCCCCAGTTGCGGCGAGGAATTCGATGTGACCGACGAGATGATCGATGCCGCGCCCGTGATCGAAAGCAGCGATGGAGCTACCGTCAGCGTGGTCGAATGCCCGCATTGCCGCGCCCGCATAGAACTGGAGTTCGAAGAACCCGTTGAACCCGTCTAG
- a CDS encoding cation:proton antiporter has translation MPLGQLFLELGAVILALALVGRAAGRLGITPIPLYLLAGIGLGALFHLGDAPEEFIHTGAEIGAVLLLFTLGLEYTSQELRDNLHAHRRMGLLDLALNFTPGLIAGVLLGFTPLAAVLLGGVTYLTSSGIASKILADLGRLGNRETPVILAVCVIEDVVMAAYLPVVAALLIGGTLVAIGVNLMVALGAFALAFFLALRYGHVLSRVMNVESDEALLLGVLGLVLLVAGIADLLKVSAAIGAFLVGIALSGEVADRARHQIEPLRNLFAAVFFVFFGLQLNLASVPDVLLPATLLALVTSVTKFIVGWRGAARAGVQARGRFRAGTTLIPRGEFSILIAGLGLGIAPSLGPLAAVYVLLTAMIGPVLTRFDAQLVPLLERKKQQAPAG, from the coding sequence GTGCCCTTAGGACAACTTTTTCTCGAACTTGGTGCTGTCATTCTGGCACTCGCCCTGGTCGGTCGCGCGGCAGGGCGCCTGGGAATCACGCCGATACCGCTGTACCTGCTGGCGGGCATTGGTCTGGGCGCCTTGTTTCATCTCGGTGACGCACCCGAGGAGTTCATTCATACTGGCGCTGAAATTGGCGCAGTGCTGCTGCTGTTTACCCTGGGCCTGGAATACACCTCTCAGGAGTTGCGTGACAACCTGCATGCCCACCGCCGCATGGGCCTGCTGGATCTGGCCCTCAATTTCACCCCGGGGCTGATCGCTGGCGTGCTGCTGGGATTTACACCCCTGGCCGCCGTCCTGCTGGGCGGCGTGACCTACCTGACCAGCAGCGGTATTGCCAGTAAGATCCTGGCCGACCTGGGCCGGCTCGGGAACCGCGAAACGCCTGTCATCCTGGCCGTGTGCGTGATTGAAGATGTGGTGATGGCTGCCTACCTGCCGGTGGTCGCTGCACTGTTGATCGGCGGCACCCTTGTCGCCATTGGTGTAAACCTGATGGTCGCGCTGGGTGCTTTCGCCCTGGCGTTTTTTCTGGCACTGAGATACGGGCATGTGCTCAGCCGTGTAATGAACGTCGAAAGCGATGAGGCCCTGTTGCTGGGCGTCCTCGGGTTGGTCCTGCTGGTGGCTGGAATCGCTGATCTGCTTAAGGTCAGCGCAGCTATCGGGGCCTTTCTGGTGGGCATTGCTCTGTCGGGGGAAGTTGCAGACCGCGCACGTCATCAGATCGAACCACTGCGCAATCTGTTTGCCGCAGTGTTTTTCGTATTTTTCGGCCTTCAGCTGAACTTGGCCAGTGTGCCTGACGTTTTGCTGCCCGCCACCCTGCTGGCCCTGGTGACCAGCGTGACCAAATTCATCGTTGGATGGCGCGGTGCAGCCCGGGCTGGGGTTCAGGCCCGGGGCCGATTTCGCGCCGGCACCACGCTGATTCCACGGGGCGAGTTCAGCATCCTGATTGCCGGGCTAGGACTGGGTATCGCCCCGAGCCTTGGACCGCTGGCCGCTGTTTATGTACTCCTGACCGCCATGATCGGCCCGGTCCTCACACGCTTTGATGCTCAACTCGTGCCACTTCTTGAACGGAAGAAACAGCAGGCTCCTGCCGGATAA